Within the Setaria viridis chromosome 3, Setaria_viridis_v4.0, whole genome shotgun sequence genome, the region GAAAATGCCAGCTTTTGTTGTTACAAGTGTACGCTGCCATAGTGCCATGTGCTTCTTGCCTGACCTGAAGTGTCCTGCATCATGGGGATCCCAAAATGTATAGTTGGGTTCCACAGTTATAATTTGATTTCGACCTGGTTTGAAAAGCTTGGTTACATCTTGATCCTTGTGTATTACTGAACTGATTTCCTACTTTAGGCATTTCAAATCCCTGGACCAGATCAGTTCCTGAAAATTTCTGGTGCTAGTTGCTGGCCAAGAAGCAAGGCAAttcattttttaaaagaatttttTCCTACTACGTCTTGTCTGCAATGTTATTAAAATCCTGCACATATTGGTACAAATAGATGTAAACAAACCTAATATTTAAATACCTGAAACAGCTACCAGCTGTCTCTCATGTCTAAAAAGGCTTACTTCATAACTTAGGAAACTTGTGTCATGCTATTATATATTTGCTCCGTTGGCTTCACTATATTATCTTGATGACACATTGTTAGTATTCATTTTCAGAGGACATTCCATGCCAAAAACTGTTGTTTGGTTTTCACTTTATTGAACATCCAGTACGAGAGTAGGTGCAGCATTGAACTTTGTTAGAAGAGGGCATTTGCAGAATGCACTATGCCAATTTTCATTTTCtaattgttgttattttcattgGAACAATCCACTTATGGGGACAGTTTCATGGTCCATTTCAGGTTACAAATGTGATTTCAAGCCGGAATTCGGTTTCCTTCCGGAGCTACAGGATGACTTCTGTGTCCATCCGTTCAAGACCAAGTTCTCTTCGGTTTAAGATTTGCTGTTCGGTATGCATCATTTCATTCTTTGTTTGTCTGTCCAGTTCTAAAAGAGTTTGGTGGATAAATAAACAAACTGTTGGTAGTAAGCTGTTCTGTATTTGTCAAGGCTACCTTTATTCCCCAACATCGTACCAGACACTATAAGTTAGTTAAATGCCCTGTAGTTAGTAAAAAAGAGGgaattatttaattatttcttttagaAAGAGCAAACTACTAGATTGTATGAAGAGTGCCACCTGATTCTTGAAAGCTGCATTGCTTGTTTCCTTGGGTTCTGAGGTTGTTGGCATGGTGCTTGCCTTACTGATCTGAAGTAGTAATGATTTATTGAAGAGCGATCTGAAGTAACATCATTCATTGATCTATTGAACAGGCAAAGAAAGAGACAGTCGACAAGGTTTGTAGTATAGTGAAGGAGCAGCTGGCTCTCCCTGATGGGACTGCCATCACGGGCGAATCAAAATTCGCTGAACTTGGTGCTGATTCACTTGATACAGTAATCCCTCTCTACTGAAATTGACTGTAGCTCCAAAAAAGCCACAGCACCTTAACAACGCCAACTTTGTCCTGCAGGTTGAAATTGTGATGGGCCTCGAAGAGGCATTCAACATCACCGTTGACGAAACGAGCGCACAAGACATCGCTACCGTGCAGGATGCGGCGGACCTTATTGAGAAGCTTGTGCTGGAGAAGGCGTCATAAGCACCTTAAGTGGAGGATCCAAAACCAACAGTGGACCCATCGACCTTGCCACCGACGACTTTGTATTCTATCTCTGTTGTATGTTCAATTATTCATGGTACCCATTTGTTCTTTCTTGATCATTCAAGATGagattttgttttgatgttgctgAGGTAAATTAGATGCTCCAGAGGTTACATGAAGCAAATGAAAACAATGTATTCCACTTTCCATTTCTATGTTGTTCTACTAATATGGAGAAACAAATAAAGTGGCAAAGAGTCACCGCAATGTGTTTTCTTACAATAAGGTTTGTCTATAAAAGTCAGAATCAGATGATGTAATTGTTGACCTTGGGACGCGGATTTGCAAACATCAGGGTCTCAGGTGCTCCATGGTCTAACCATAAACCCGGATGCATTTTCAGCCGTGCGATTTCTCAATAGTCAGTTTTTTATACTATTATTATAGAGAATCAAATAAACTATTGCGAAGAGTCACTGCAACTGTCTTCTGGATTTCTGAGAAGTCATACAATTGTCTTATAAGAATCTGAATCAGGTGATGTAATCGTTGACCTTGGAATGCAAGGTCTCAACCATAGACCTAGCTGCGTTTTCAGTTGTGATTTCTCAATAAAGGACTAGGGTTGGTAATCAGATTCAGGGAATGATTATGGACAAAGTttttaagaagaaaaaagaactaAGACTAGGAATTAGAAAAAGAACacgagattttttttaatccCATGTTGAAATTTTACTGTTTGCAACTTTACATATGGAATCATCATGATATTCCTATGAAATTCAATGTTCCAACCAGGAGCTATACACGAATTTGAAGGGTTCAGCACACAAGGAACCTGTCAAGCTGACAAtatgctctttttttttgaggggtgggtgggggggtggggggggggggggggattgtaaatgaaattcaaaattttcTCTAAAGACTACAGACCTCGGAAAATTTTCCTCTGAAGAGCACAGACCTCAGAaatatagaaaaagaaaaaaaaaatgtcatcCTCTACCTTCGCTGCCCTTCTCCTCCATGGCCGCCTCCACTCCCCTTCCGCTCCGTCAAAGCCGCAACCTTTCCTCGCTCTCCGCAGCAACCCTTCCCGAcccccggcctccgcctccgttTCCACCCGACCCTCCCCGGCACTGCCACttctccctgccgccgccgccgcttccggcGGGGAGCGGGACAACCGCGTGCAGGAGCTGAGGGTGCCTGATTCCTGGCTGACGCCCGAGGGAGCGGCGCAGGTTCGTTCCAAGTTCGCGTCTTTTTTCTCTGATTTCCTCCACCGATTCCTGCAACATCCAGCCTTGTGGCGGTTGCGATAGTCCTCTCCAGTTCTCAGTTCCTGCGGTTCAGATTTCAGATACAGTGTGCGCAGACGAGACGAGCACTGGGCTTCTGGCTGCTCGCATTTGCTCCCCTGTTCGAGTCATGTTGCATTTCCGTGTGTGAAAATCTTGCATTCGCAGTATGGATAGGGAGAATCATAAATCATGTGCTCGCATTGTTCCAGAAATTCAGGGAGCCAATGAACTGAACCTACTACGAGTTCATTGTGCAGAAATTGTAGAAATGTTACATTGTGCACTGTGCTTCCGCAACTTCTGCACATTGTTGCTGCTACGAATTCAGGTGCTATATTTCTTGCTCGTGGCCAGGAATCGGAGTGGCTGAGGGAGACACTGCACAAGTGGCTGGACGACGAGTACTGCCCGGAGGCGGCGAACGTGGACATCAGCCGCACGGCGGCGCGGTCGTACCGCGAGTCCCTGGCGGCGGGGCGGTCGGACCTCGGGGAGATCCTTCTCAAGATGGCCGGCGACCTCGAGACGCTGTCGTACAGGGACAGCTTCCACGGCGCCTTctccgccgccaacgccgccgtGCGCCTCATCACGCAGAGGATGGAGGCATTGTCCGAAGATGGCCTGTGAGCTGTAGGTTCTTGCTGTGGTTCTGACCGTATGGTACTTCTGAAGAACGCTTCCATCCGTTTTTAATGTATGTAAGCATGTTCCAAATATTATATGTTTATTAAGACCATCAAGATTAATTAGCTTACAAGCCTTACATTAAATGTTATATAGTGTTTAATAAAATCAGAGGGCGTACGAAAATGTTTGAGAAGTTTCATTGCAACGCTTTTTTTTCTTGCGTCATGTAGACAATGTGATATTAGGTGGCTAGAAAATATCCGGTGCTCTCACACATCTTTGTAATTATATGAGAACTATTATATTTTTACAACAAAATGACCATACAAatttatgagaaaattatgttTATCCAAATTCCAAATCTGTAACACAATGCATTTTaggaggaggaaaagaaaagacaaatCAAAGCCAAGGTGACTAACCTATTaagggatgtttggatctttGAGCTAAAGTTAAGTACATGTCACATTGAATcttcagaggctaattaggaggactaaacatgagctaattataaaactaattacatagatggaggctaattcgcgagatgaatctgttaagcctaattaattcatgattatcacatatttatttagcatcacattgtcaaatcatggactaattaggtttaatagattcgtctcgtgaattagctttcatctgtgcaattgattttataattaatttatatttaatactgctaattaggatgactaaactTTCCGGAACCAAACGGAGCCTTAATACCAAATTTTAAAACCAAAGGCGAGATGTGCAACAGCCAAAAAGGCTTTTATCCGACGTGTTCGTACTCTCCGTCTGCCCGCGGGCCCGTCCAGTGCTGACACGCCACGTCAGATTCCACCTCCATTCCAGCCAGAAgagccggcggtggccggcagaTAAAACGCACGTCGCACTCCCGCGTCGCTCCCATCAGCTAGGAGACAAGGCATGGCAGCGCCGGCCCGCCGGCGGCATTCATATTCGTAGTGATTGGTTGCTTGGTAAGTCTAGCCTAGCCAGCTAagaggatgtttggatacgagctactaaattttaggaggattatatcggatgttcggatgactaattagaagaactaaacatgagctaattataaaactaattgcagaactcccatcctaattcacgagacgaatctattaagcctaattaatccatcattagtaaatgtttactgtagcactacattatcaaatcatggattaattaggcttaatagattcgtctcgcgaattagactccatctgtgcaattaattttgtaattagattatatttaatactcctaattagtatccaaacatccgatgtcaTAGGTACAAAAGTTTAGGAGtatgttcccaaacacccctaagccATGCCAACTTAAATCTGGTTAGAGTAATGATTTTGCTCGGTATTTGATTGGTTGCACTAGAGTATGTACAAGTTCATCTTGTTTGGTTGGATGCATTGGTTTGAGTGAGCTCACCTTGCACAGCACATGGTGAGTTTTAACTCCATCACCTTCGTATCTT harbors:
- the LOC117850236 gene encoding acyl carrier protein 1, chloroplastic gives rise to the protein MAHSLATATAAAASFSSAAAPRQVTNVISSRNSVSFRSYRMTSVSIRSRPSSLRFKICCSAKKETVDKVCSIVKEQLALPDGTAITGESKFAELGADSLDTVEIVMGLEEAFNITVDETSAQDIATVQDAADLIEKLVLEKAS
- the LOC117847626 gene encoding uncharacterized protein; the encoded protein is MSSSTFAALLLHGRLHSPSAPSKPQPFLALRSNPSRPPASASVSTRPSPALPLLPAAAAASGGERDNRVQELRVPDSWLTPEGAAQESEWLRETLHKWLDDEYCPEAANVDISRTAARSYRESLAAGRSDLGEILLKMAGDLETLSYRDSFHGAFSAANAAVRLITQRMEALSEDGL